Genomic window (Sediminispirochaeta smaragdinae DSM 11293):
TTATGCCGAGGTCCTCACCTCGCCGTCACTTCATTTTGGGACATACCTGAGAAATAGTTTCGGTCTCGCACTTCTTGGTACACTGTTTTCAATCCTCCTGGCCCTTCCGGCGGCCTACGGGATGGTCCGCCATGGTGTCGGAAAGAAATTCCTTCTGCCCTTTGTAACCAACCTTCGGACCTTCCCCTTGATTATCTTTGCCATCCCCTTTTATTTTATGTTCCAGTCGGTCGGCCTTTTGGATACGGTTCTCGGTCTGGCGATTTTATCCTGTCTCATTAATCTCCCCCTTGCCCTGGTGGTGCTGCTGAGCTTTTTCCAGGATTTGCCCATCGAACTTGAAGAGGCTGCCTTCGTGGACGGCGCTAGCACATTTCAGACCATGCGGATGATCATCCTTCCGCTTGCGACAACCGTCCTTGCGTCGGTCTCGGTACTTAGCTTTATCTAT
Coding sequences:
- a CDS encoding carbohydrate ABC transporter permease, whose amino-acid sequence is MKKTLRIICYVLVVFICNLPLLATIATSLKTPAQISASPPLLFFKPTLANYAEVLTSPSLHFGTYLRNSFGLALLGTLFSILLALPAAYGMVRHGVGKKFLLPFVTNLRTFPLIIFAIPFYFMFQSVGLLDTVLGLAILSCLINLPLALVVLLSFFQDLPIELEEAAFVDGASTFQTMRMIILPLATTVLASVSVLSFIYAWNEFLFGLILTTKVATPVTVGATFFITSFGIRWGQTAAAITLSILPPMFIGVLSFRYLTKALLSGAIKG